The Hordeum vulgare subsp. vulgare chromosome 7H, MorexV3_pseudomolecules_assembly, whole genome shotgun sequence DNA window CCTGTGAATCCATTTTGTATTCTTTTTTACGGGGTCTTTTAGAGATGCTAACACAAGCACATGGGTCAATGGTTAGTCAATTGGCCCGGTGGCACGGTGTGGAGACCCTAAAGTTCAAATACACATTCTTCGGGGGATTTTCAGAAGTTTGTGGTCATCCAAAATGAAACGCGAACTAGTCCAGCTCCACTCCACCTAGAACCCATCGTCGTCCACGCTATCACACCAGAATCCAGAAGCCTTATCCTGCTGCCATTGCCAACGCCGAGAACAAGATGCGCCTCCACTAGTGTTCCATTCCATGTCGACACAAAGCGGCCGAGATTCAGATTCGGCTGCACTCGTCCTCGCCTTCTTAAGGCCGTCCATGCAAGCGAACCGAGCTCCAACCAAGAGCAGTCTCTCACGGTCTAGTTCGCTCTCGCCAACGCGATGGCGACGCCTGGCCGCCGGCCGTCGGCGCAGCAGCAGCCGCAGCCGCTGACGGTGGACTTCGAGGCGCTGAGCTACATCAGCAGGCTCGTGGAGGCTTTCCAGGCGTTCGACTCCGACAACGACGGCCTCGTCACTGCCCCCGAGCTCCGGGGCCTCCTGGCCTCCCTGGGCCTCGACAAGTCGGAGGCGGAGGCGCGGGACATGCTGGCGCGCGCCGACGCCGACCGTGACGGCCGGCTCTGCGTGGAGGAGTTCCTGGACGTGATGAACGCCGGCGAGCTCGGCCTGGGCGCGCTCGGCGAGCTGCTGCAGGCCGCCGTCCCGGCGCTGGAGTCCTTCGCGGGGCCCGACGGCGCGCTGGGCGCCGACGAGCTCGCCAGGGTGCTGGGGCTCATGGGCACCGCCAGCGCCGAGGACTGCGCGGAGATCATCGCGTGCATGgacggggacggcgacggcgccATCAGCGTCGAGGAGTTCAAGCTCATGGCTGACCTGCTCTAGGGTCGAGCTGCGTACGTACTGAGCCAGCTAGAGCGCGTGCATAAACATGAAGTTGTGCACTGCCTACTGCGATGTACAGTAATGATTATCGATTAATAAGCATATAAGCACGTTCGGAGAGTTGTGGGCACTGTTTCTGCACCGGGCTGGAGTACCATAAAAGGATGGATACATGAGAGTTTCTGATGTCTTGCAATGAGTATACGAGCACGTGCTCCCACTAGTCAAATTGTATTTTCGAtcttatagaaaaaaaaagaTATGTCATTTGGTTCATACGATAGGAATTTTTTCCATAGATCTGAGCTAATACATTTTTTCTTATGAAATGTAAAGAATAAAAATCAATCTTATGTAGGAATAGAAATCCATTCCTACAAAGTACAAACCAACGAGTTCTACCTATATAGAAATAGGAAGAGTACAAACCAAAGGGTTTTCCTCGGGTCAGAAAAGTTTGTTGCGTATGATTTGTTTTGATATACAACGTGTGTTGGGCTAGACGAGCCAGCCGAAACGGCCCAGTATTCAAGAAGCAAATTCATTCGGCCTATTTCTATTAGTGTTGGGAAAATTTAAAGAAAAGCGCCCCACCATAACTTTTGCATGCAACGGCTCGCATAGCCTCATGCACATGCAACAATCTTTTACCTGAAGCTTACATCATTGCATTAAATGCTTTCTTAAATTTTAAAAATGATTTATCTTACAGATTAATAATTTGATCGGAGATCCGTCTTTACTGTTAGGTTCGTCTCGACGAGACCTTCAAAATAAGATCTCATGTTGACATGTTTCATTGATTTTTTTTCGTCGTTTCTAGTTGTCACATTTATGTCATCATAGTTGTTATCTTATGGGTCTATAATTgtcacaaaaattatacatagttaTGGGGGCAATAATTTTATACTTGTTAAGCATTGCAATGTTATGTGAAGCTAAAAAGTGGGTATTAGAGAACTAACAATAAGCAAGTAAACGCATGAACGCACAAGTACAATGAATCAAGTTTTTTAATGGAGTATATCAACATTCATAAGCCTCATAATCAAGTTGATTTAGTGTGAGAACTATgtgacaaataatacgacaagtaagagatagtaaTCTGACAAGTACCGacgaaaataaaagttatcgaAACATAGCGACATGGGATCTATTTTTAAAGATCTTGTCGCAAAAAAATCAATGATGAAAGCAGATCATTAATTAAGATAACGGCTTGAAAGATAAATCTTTttaaatgcaaaataaaaagaacaTTTACTGATGTCATGCTCGTGTAATATTGCATGCATGTAAAGAATTGATGGAAGAAAGCCGTCACATGGGAAAACTAATGTCTAGCGCTGCTCCCTAGTGAAGTCCATTAGTGTTTCACATTGCCGGTACAAATTCTAAAATTTAGTCCCACCTCAGCTCACTGAGATGGTTTTGACAAGCTTAAAGGGGGCTGCATTTACTCTCTACTACTCCCTCTATTTTCAAATGTAGGCCGTTTTAGCGATGGTAGTGTAATTTCCACCATGTTACAATTTTTTTTCACTTTTCCAATTTGCCCTCCCACATCATTGCTTGCTCACTTGCACCACTCGCTCTCCAGCGCACTCTCTTCAGTTCCACTCCTAGCTTCGCTCATCGGTGGCCCGCGGCCCCATCGCTAACCTCCCGTGTGCCACTTCTCCTCGATGTCGGCCTCCCCTCTGCCTCACCCTCTCGACGTCGTTGACCCCTTCCACCATCCATTTTCTCCCCACCACCGTATGTACCAGTGAGTCCGATGGTGAAAAGATCGATTTTTTTGCGCCAGTGATGAGCTTCTATGCGATAGAAGTGTGTGGGGACGCTGGATCTATGCGTGTCAGTGTTGTATGTGAGCGATGGAGGCGTTGGATGTGGAGCGACGGACCTAGAGCGTGGACCAAGCGGCAGACCTCGAGCGGTGGCGGAGCGCCAGAGTATCGAAGCATCATCGTCATATTGACTGTACCCTAAGTGTGGTAGCGCGGGCCTTGCCCCGCCATGCCATGACGCCACATCATCATAGTCGTCCTCATGGTAATCTCCTCCatcgtccatccatccatctcttggtTAATATCATTGTAACTTTGTTAATATCCTTAAGGTATGGATCTTCTCATGAAGCTTGTGTTACTCAAACTTCTCACTAGTAGGAGAAAGCCTACTAGTAACGCTGGTTTTCGGGCTAGCAGTAGCGCGGGCACCAGCGCTACTAGTACGACGCTACAGCTAACTTGGAGCAGTAGCGTTGGTATCTCCGTGGTACTGCTATGCCCACTTAGCAATAACATAGGTTCGACCGGCGCTACTGGTACATAGTTGTAGCACCGGCtaggagcgctactgctatacctacttagcagtagcgttggtccACCCAACGCTACTGGTATATTTTACACTTTTTTCTATGGTCCAACCAGTAGAATTTTTATATAGTattctaatcatatcataaacatGCAATATGGTCATCATATCATATACATAATAGTCTCATCTTATCATCACATTATCCATACAAATCATGTCGTctcatcatatatatatataatcatgaTATAGCGATACAAGTTAATTAAGTGACATGTCTCGAATACAAGCAACTGCATGGTCATCACATACACATTTCATCATATATCTAAACGAGGAtatagaagagaagagcgatcactATGAGCAAGAGTGCGATAATGTAGTAGTTCTTGAGACGCCGTCTGATCCCTCTCTCGCGCTACCGTGAACCTCAAGTAACTAACTTCCGCTTCGGCTCTGCTATAGAATCCTCTCTGGCTGCCGCCCGGAAACCGGTGCACCTGGGCCTGACACTCAGGCCACTCGTCGTACACTCCTGAAACCTTCCCTATGTACATGGCGTAGCACTTATTTGCCATCGATGATCTATGTACCTCCATCGTCACATGAgttgataatatgcaacataatatatAGTAGAGCAACAGAAAGATATAGAGTTAGCAAAAAGATAAGCAACATATAATAAGCATAAATAACAAAGTTCATCATACCTAAACGGACAcattgtcacacacacacacgtatgtgtgtgtgtgtgtctatatatatatatattgtcaaTCACTCCAACATGTCGTGCCATCCATCCAAATCAGGGAGGAAGCACCTGAGCTCAGTGAAAGGCTTTAGGTTGAGACACTGAGTGTCTATGCGTGTTCAAACGTCTTCCCGCGACATTTTCCCTTCTTCGTAAAACATCCCTATTTTTTCAAGGACCTCCTTCATGATGACTTGGGCAAGTTCACGCTGGATGTGATAGAACTCATCTCAGAGTCGATGATCCGGTACATTTCCTAGTTTCTTGGCCCATTCCAGAATATCGGCATCGCCGTATTTAGATGACACACGAAGGTTTTCGCAATCCCGTCTGTACTCCAACATGTGGTGTgtgacgaccaagatgcggtcctttccgatctgggggtcgaagctcccgaataggaaagaagcgcatctaagcgtttcgcaagcaagtaacatagcacaaataataatacaagtagacaaatcgggattcaactgtcttcttattaataactcagagtacatcacagatacaatcaaggtagttccgctacggactacaaaacatggaaatgctatgctaccctgcctgcaggcccacgatcacgaccacgcctctgtcctctcgatagttcacgtagaggcggtctgtctcctcgtcgtactgccacgccagctgggtgccgtcgggatcatatgtctctggggtacctgtacctgctgggagtttcggaggaatccgtgagccacggggactcagcaatctaagaccttggtgccagaactagtcatgttgttaggtagggtaagggtgaagtgtatcaggctgcaacatcctaagcttgattaggtggctaacttacgcaaagtagatatgaaggtggtctacactagcggtcgggactacttgatcactaagtgatcctgaacacctacctacgacattcataaccccaccgtgttcccgatcgaagagagatcttcgaagggacagtcacggttacgcacacagttggcaattgttATTAGTTTATgtataagttctctaataccgaatgttaacaaaatattccaagttgccacataaccgcgggcacgactttctgaaagattaaaccctgcaggggtgctccaactagtccatcacaaacgaacacaggccgcaaaggcatcctctatcacgaatctcgtgatctcgtcggattccttagaggaaaacctcaactctgggggaaaccaaagcttcactgggattcctatacgcaagatataccactaaggtaagacaagactagcaggacctcccgacgtgtcgacgaccctgataagagccgcgtatctcagtctcaggacacgccggataagcgaagcgtatggtggctagagaaatctcccgagttgccccgggatggcaccgcacggtgctctagtttggaccaacactcatgcggagcactggcccgggttgttgattaaaatcctcggggtagctattccctatgcagtttattattaagtgattagcaaattaacaccaatgttgggtcctgccggacaagccttagcactacgcgatttatcgagggggtccccataacaaccccgaacgtgttaggagcgatcattatggaatcaaacaccggtaaccggtaactaaggcggcaataacggaacaaagcacccagcaaaaggctaggcctcccgtcatttaccaagtatataggtgcattaaacaaatagcagaatttaagataatgatatcaagctcatgttatcacatgagacaaagcacctgcatctagcaacgctaatgttagtagctgagcaaaacctacttagccatacaagtttgctaggaaggagaacggtgtttgggatcatggcatatgaagaggcaatttaatttcagtggtaggcagcgagcaatatgacatggaaacgaaactagcataacaagtctagagatggaatcaaggtcatatcatcttgcctgtgatatcctcagcttggaatggttttggttcgtcctgcacgtactctcctgactccacgtattcgttctccgatcccggtgctacccaacatgagaataacatccaatgaacagaagcaccacaagatgcaacaatcacatgatgcatgagatgaaaattgagcatgcaccactatttctatcactagcacaagcaaaataaactactgtaagtttctggacagaactgtacactaagctattttgacatgcattaggatggcatgaacagatgcggctcatgaaaatgatgcaaaaccatataaagaacattgcaaacggagctacggatcaacaggaatcaacgatacaagatatgaagctctacgtggaagattcaacaccacactcacaattggcacaaatctggtattcccaggttgccaagacatgtaacaacccaacatgaatggattggagcaaggaagaacaccacaacatcaactaagcacacacattgatcaaaatgactatactacataatctgccacaatctgcatcttagctctttgggggctacatgcaacatagctacatgcctccaaacatgacaaataatatatgtggctgttgcccaccaagaacactacaagcaccagcaagaatcacagcaaaaggtattaaactctagaagatacaaggccacaaactttcccaaaaccatcagatctcagggacttagtgaaaatttctgcacctgagtttctgtctttgttctgaagctttttgacagcaatcaaaacacaacctactggactcaaaatgattttaaatttgacagggagcttctcaatcataccaggttcaaaatcctagcactgaactaaggctagttattaacagaatgaccagcacatcctcatctataagagaagaaaatgtttccagaatcccagacttagtgaaattccagatttcactaaactggaattttcagccacatgcccactttgtctaggcatagtttgcacacacataacaccaagtgataaatgacaccactatggtgtagagcaaaacccctactactatcacacaaaagctcatgcccttgggccccacctattccatggaatcaaagatcaaacttgcaacaaaactgaatatgtcaactccataaagtttcctaatggcaaaacaaacttaaccactggattccttgggagattctaccccaaaatcatatataatatgtgggcactt harbors:
- the LOC123409843 gene encoding probable calcium-binding protein CML29 codes for the protein MATPGRRPSAQQQPQPLTVDFEALSYISRLVEAFQAFDSDNDGLVTAPELRGLLASLGLDKSEAEARDMLARADADRDGRLCVEEFLDVMNAGELGLGALGELLQAAVPALESFAGPDGALGADELARVLGLMGTASAEDCAEIIACMDGDGDGAISVEEFKLMADLL